In bacterium, the genomic window CACCAGAGCCACAGCCAGGGGCGCAAGGGGATACTTCAGCTTTTTCATAATGTACCCGACGACACCGAAGACGAGGGCCGCATCGCACTTCGGCAAACGAAAACCCAACGACTTGCACACTCCACGAACGTGGTTGACAAGCTTTGTCCGCGTCTCCATCAGTACCCGACGGCTTCGGATCACCACCAAACCCGCCTGACGCTGTTCACTATGGATCGCCACAGGGTGCAAAAGCTTCGGATCCGAACGGGCAAGACGAGCCAGCATCTCGGCGTCTACACGATCGCTCTTGTCATCGTTCTGGTAGATGCTACGAACCTTCCTGGGGTTGGCCAGAATCACCTCGTGACCAAGCCCCTCCAATAATCGGCCGATCCATGGGGAGTGTGTCCCCACTTCAAAAGCCACGCGGACTCTATCCATCTCACTAAAACGACGCCTTAGACCGTGAGGAGTCGTCGGAACCTTGCTCTCCTCTTCAACCTCACCGTCCATCCCCAAAACGCAAAGGTGACTGTAGCGATCTGATACATCCATTCCAACTACCCGTGTGATATTATTATCCATGGCCGGTACCTCCCGTGTCTTTGGGGCCTTCGGGACCCCGTTAAAAGTTGGGAGCTATTTTAGCATCCCGTTGACAGGTGGTACCGGCCTACTTCATCCCAT contains:
- a CDS encoding transposase, producing the protein MDNNITRVVGMDVSDRYSHLCVLGMDGEVEEESKVPTTPHGLRRRFSEMDRVRVAFEVGTHSPWIGRLLEGLGHEVILANPRKVRSIYQNDDKSDRVDAEMLARLARSDPKLLHPVAIHSEQRQAGLVVIRSRRVLMETRTKLVNHVRGVCKSLGFRLPKCDAALVFGVVGYIMKKLKYPLAPLAVALV